In Populus alba chromosome 1, ASM523922v2, whole genome shotgun sequence, a single window of DNA contains:
- the LOC118040918 gene encoding uncharacterized protein: MDEEEDMPLFWLQATNTRHRSRGLRRRASSIFLNSGVFLVLLLVVALAFVLVVVSSIGSFTSQILRPQSIKKSWDSLNLVLVLFAIVCGFLSRNNSGGGGDNENTSYYEDQSLSNVQKPSPPSTPSHRWSEYQDRTVSYNTLNRLRSFSSYPDLRQESLERWRFYDDTHLNNSRFSNSNDRIHHHYPQQVEETTKQEEGDGVKDIDVDTFVTNQKEVSYPSSPPPFPPPHPSPSPPLPPSPPPKLVRRKVKRTYQNLGYEKRTDHEEKVLENFYNIPPPSPLPPPPPPPPPPPPPPIFSKNEKRRGKDFLISLRRKKKKQRQKSVENLDSFFNPQPTPTSTLPLIPPPPPPPPPPHFLQNLFSKKGKTKKLHPVPPPPPPPPVTRVSKVVSQRVTSRTKGQVAPVTSYKPPEPAKTSRFHRVEENVEIGNASPLIPLPPPPPPPPFKMPAWKFVHDGDYVRVGSFNSSRSGSPDLDSIEDASSEKDQSSPVAAAGGSDSAATALFCPSPDVDTKADNFIARFRAGLKLEKVNSTNRRSNLGPEASTS, translated from the coding sequence ATGGACGAAGAGGAAGACATGCCACTATTCTGGCTTCAAGCCACCAACACTCGCCACCGTTCCCGCGGCCTCCGCCGTCGAGCCTCCTCTATCTTCCTAAATTCTGGTGTCTTTCTCGTACTATTACTAGTTGTAGCTCTCGCTTTTGTCCTCGTTGTTGTTTCTTCAATTGGCTCCTTCACATCTCAAATTTTGAGACCACAGTCGATCAAGAAAAGTTGGGACTCACTCAACTTGGTTCTGGTCCTCTTTGCTATTGTCTGTGGATTTCTTAGCAGAAACAAcagcggcggcggcggcgatAATGAAAACACAAGTTATTACGAAGATCAAAGCCTATCAAATGTACAAAAACCATCACCTCCGTCAACTCCTTCACATAGATGGTCTGAGTATCAAGATCGAACTGTGAGCTATAACACATTGAACAGATTGAGGAGTTTCAGTTCGTATCCAGATCTTCGTCAAGAATCTTTGGAACGGTGGAGATTTTATGATGATACCCACCTGAATAACTCCAGGTTTTCAAACTCAAATGATCggattcatcatcattatccgCAGCAAGTCGAGGAAACTACAAAACAAGAAGAGGGTGATGGTGTTAAAGATATAGACGTTGATACCTTTGTGACAAATCAAAAGGAAGTTTCATATCCATCATCGCCACCTCCTTTTCCTCCACCACATCCATCACCATCACCTCCATTGCCACCATCTCCGCCTCCTAAGCTTGTGAGGAGAAAGGTGAAGAGAACATATCAAAATCTTGGATATGAAAAAAGAACCGATCATGAGGAGAAAGTCCTTGAAAACTTCTACAATATCCCGCCACCATCTCCACTgccgcctcctcctcctcctccacctccgccaccaccaccacctatATTCAGCAAGAACGAGAAAAGGAGAGGCAAAGATTTCTTGATTTCactaagaagaaagaaaaagaagcagagACAAAAGAGCGTTGAAAATCTTGATAGCTTCTTCAATCCTCAACCTACCCCAACCAGTACTCTACCTTTGATACCGCCACCTCCGCCTCCACCCCCACCACctcattttcttcaaaatttgttCTCAAAGAAAGGCAAAACCAAAAAACTCCATCCAGTTCCCCCGCCGCCACCTCCACCACCAGTCACACGTGTATCAAAGGTGGTCTCCCAAAGGGTTACGTCGAGAACCAAGGGCCAGGTAGCACCAGTGACATCTTATAAACCTCCAGAACCAGCCAAGACAAGTCGTTTCCATAGAGTGGAAGAGAATGTGGAGATCGGGAATGCTTCACCTTTGATTCCACTACCGCCGCCGCCTCCGCCGCCGCCATTCAAAATGCCAGCATGGAAATTTGTTCATGATGGTGACTATGTTAGAGTAGGGAGTTTCAACAGTTCGAGGAGTGGATCACCGGATTTGGATAGCATTGAGGACGCATCATCAGAGAAGGATCAGTCAAGTCCAGTGGCAGCAGCAGGTGGATCAGATTCAGCAGCAACGGCATTGTTTTGTCCAAGTCCTGACGTGGACACCAAGGCTGATAATTTCATAGCGAGGTTTAGAGCTGGTTTGAAGTTAGAGAAGGTGAATTCTACCAACAGAAGGTCAAATCTCGGTCCAGAAGCCAGCACAAGCTAG
- the LOC118040882 gene encoding large ribosomal subunit protein eL20z isoform X2 yields MNQREGDYVPIRDLENVQLGMFDKPLPCFGCGIGWFSLLLGFVFPLMWYFSAILYFGKYYNKDPRERSGLAACAIAAIVFTIAAVIALLVYLL; encoded by the exons ATGAACCAAAGAGAGGGTGATTATGTTCCAATTAGAGATTTAGAGAATGTCCAACTGGGAATGTTTGACAAACCCCTTCCTTGCTTTGGCTGTGGAATTGGATGGTTTTC CCTTTTGCTTGGATTTGTGTTCCCACTGATGTGGTACTTCTCAGCAATTCTCTACTTTGGGAAGTACTATAACAAGGATCCAAGGGAGCGATCTGGCCTTGCTGCCTGTGCAATTGCT GCTATAGTGTTCACAATAGCTGCGGTGATCGCTTTACTTGTTTATTTGTTGTGA
- the LOC118040882 gene encoding large ribosomal subunit protein eL20z isoform X1: MNEGYSTDAMNQREGDYVPIRDLENVQLGMFDKPLPCFGCGIGWFSLLLGFVFPLMWYFSAILYFGKYYNKDPRERSGLAACAIAAIVFTIAAVIALLVYLL, encoded by the exons ATGAATGAGG GGTATTCAACTGATGCCATGAACCAAAGAGAGGGTGATTATGTTCCAATTAGAGATTTAGAGAATGTCCAACTGGGAATGTTTGACAAACCCCTTCCTTGCTTTGGCTGTGGAATTGGATGGTTTTC CCTTTTGCTTGGATTTGTGTTCCCACTGATGTGGTACTTCTCAGCAATTCTCTACTTTGGGAAGTACTATAACAAGGATCCAAGGGAGCGATCTGGCCTTGCTGCCTGTGCAATTGCT GCTATAGTGTTCACAATAGCTGCGGTGATCGCTTTACTTGTTTATTTGTTGTGA